The following are encoded together in the Novipirellula artificiosorum genome:
- a CDS encoding class I SAM-dependent methyltransferase yields MVPSSEHEPSRFAFGENWKAFLGSLDEPRIEQAQRSLKERLGCASLSGQRFLDLGSGSGLFSLAAHRLGAEVVSIDYDEGCVACTRELKKRFGKSESQWVCHQGSALDREWIESFGTFDAVYSWGVLHHTGNMSEAIAIAADRTKHHGQYFIAIYNDQGGASRRWLGIKRTYHRLPSWGRPAFVAGVAGMYESKFALARLLQGQNPLPFQDWKAKRRDRGMSVWHDWVDWVGGLPFEVATPERIIVPLKQRGFVLENLKTVGNGWGCNEYVFRRVD; encoded by the coding sequence ATAGTGCCCTCTAGCGAACACGAGCCGTCGCGATTTGCGTTCGGCGAGAATTGGAAAGCGTTTCTCGGCTCCTTGGACGAACCCCGAATCGAACAAGCTCAGCGTTCGCTCAAAGAGCGACTGGGGTGCGCGTCGCTTTCCGGCCAACGATTTCTCGATCTTGGCAGCGGCAGCGGGCTGTTTTCCCTGGCAGCCCACCGATTGGGGGCAGAGGTCGTTTCGATCGACTACGACGAGGGATGTGTCGCTTGTACTCGAGAACTGAAAAAACGTTTCGGGAAAAGCGAATCGCAGTGGGTGTGCCATCAAGGATCGGCACTGGATCGAGAATGGATCGAATCGTTCGGCACTTTCGATGCCGTCTATTCCTGGGGCGTCTTGCATCACACGGGAAACATGAGCGAAGCGATCGCAATTGCGGCGGATCGAACGAAGCACCATGGCCAATACTTCATCGCGATCTACAACGATCAGGGAGGCGCCAGTCGCCGCTGGCTGGGAATCAAGCGAACCTACCATCGCTTGCCCTCGTGGGGGCGTCCCGCTTTTGTCGCAGGTGTCGCAGGGATGTATGAGTCCAAGTTTGCTCTGGCGAGGCTACTGCAAGGTCAAAACCCACTGCCTTTTCAAGATTGGAAAGCCAAACGCCGTGACCGCGGTATGTCGGTGTGGCACGACTGGGTCGATTGGGTCGGCGGTTTGCCCTTCGAAGTCGCGACGCCGGAACGAATCATCGTGCCGCTCAAACAGCGTGGTTTCGTTCTCGAGAATCTAAAAACCGTCGGCAACGGATGGGGCTGTAACGAGTATGTGTTCCGGCGAGTCGATTAG